acCTTAAGCAACATCAACAAATTCATTGGGGAAACAatccctacaagtgtgaagaatgtggaaaAAGGTTTTCTTGTTCTTTACGCCTTCAAGTCCATCAAAtaatccatactggagagaaattgtacaagtgtgaagaatgtcacaAAGCCTTTCGTTATCACTCTTCGTTTTGGAGACACATGAGAGTTCATATTGCAGAGAAATCCTACCAGTGTGAACTGAGTGGAAAAGGATTTACTAAGCCTGCCTTCCTCATTGGGAGCAGGGCAGCTCTTATTACAAGGAAAGcctacaagtgtgaagagtgtggcaAGTGTTTTTGCTCACCTTCATCACTTAAACGACATCAAACAATCCATTCTGAAGACAATCCCTACAAGTGTGCAGAGTGTGGCAAAAGGTTTTCCTACTTTGCACACCTTCAAGAACATCAGACggtccatactggagagaaaccatacaagtgtgaagagtgtggcaAATGTTTTTCCTCATCTTCATCCCTTAGACGACATCAAACAAGCCATTCTGAAGACAGTCCCTACAAGTGTGCAGAGTGTGGTAAATGGTTTTCCTGTTCTAGGAGTCTTCGGGAACATCAAgcaattcatactggagagaaaccatacaagTGTAAAGAATGTCACAAAGCCTTTCGTAAATACTCAGCCCTTTGGAAACACAAGAGTGTCCATAATGCAGAGAAATCCTACCAGTGTAAAAAATGTGGAAGATGTTTTGCCTCATCTTCATCTCTTAGACGACATAAATCAATTCACTCTGAAGACTATCCCTACAAGTGTGAGGAATGCGGCAGATGTTTTTATTCATACTTGTTTTTTAGACGACATCAAATAATCCATTCTGAAGACAGTCCATATAAGTGTGTAGAATGTGGCAAACGGTTTTCTTGTTCTAGAAGTCTTCGGGGACATCAAGCAATTCATTCTGGAGAAAAACCATACAAGTGTAAAGAATGTCATGAAGCATTTCGTAATAGCTCATCCCTTTGGAGACACAAGAGAGTTCATACTTCAGATAAATCCTAATAGTGTGAAGAGTGtggcaaatgtttttcttcatcttcatgCCTTAGACAATACCAAACTTTCCATTCTTAAGACAGTCCATCCAAGTGTGCAGACTGTAGAAAAGGTTTTCCTACTTTGTACACCTTCAGGTACATCAGACAGCCCATATTGTAGAGAAACCATCAAGTGTTAAGAGTTGACAAATGTTTTTGCTTATCTTCATCCCTTaggcaatgagagagagagagagaa
The Peromyscus leucopus breed LL Stock chromosome 11, UCI_PerLeu_2.1, whole genome shotgun sequence DNA segment above includes these coding regions:
- the LOC114685541 gene encoding zinc finger protein 58-like translates to MLSTQEMLSFWDVAIEFSAEERECLKPAQWNLYRDIMLENYSNLDFLGLAVSKPHLVTFLEQTQGPGDLKRQATDSVHPGTIPNDCNNYSEVIDCKSLLIQRQRFHTGKKLYKCEECGKALSSQKTLSIHQRLHTGAKPYTCKGCHKTFNTRSSLFIHQKTHTDEKSYNCEECGKSFYYPPLLKQHQRIHSGEKPYKCEECGKAFYFPSYLKQHQQIHWGNNPYKCEECGKRFSCSLRLQVHQIIHTGEKLYKCEECHKAFRYHSSFWRHMRVHIAEKSYQCELSGKGFTKPAFLIGSRAALITRKAYKCEECGKCFCSPSSLKRHQTIHSEDNPYKCAECGKRFSYFAHLQEHQTVHTGEKPYKCEECGKCFSSSSSLRRHQTSHSEDSPYKCAECGKWFSCSRSLREHQAIHTGEKPYKCKECHKAFRKYSALWKHKSVHNAEKSYQCKKCGRCFASSSSLRRHKSIHSEDYPYKCEECGRCFYSYLFFRRHQIIHSEDSPYKCVECGKRFSCSRSLRGHQAIHSGEKPYKCKECHEAFRNSSSLWRHKRVHTSDKS